AGCACCACCAATACGTCGAGATTTTACTTCTAAAGAAGGTTTTGCATTCTCTAGAGCTTGTAAAAAATCATTTAATGTATCAGTAGATTTAATTTTCTTAGCAAAGGCCTCTATAGCATTATAGACAATGCGGCGAGCAGTAGACTTTTTACCGCTAATCATAGCCTTGTTAATCAATTTAGCAACAACTTCGCTCTTATAATGTGGGTCTGGCTCTGGTTGTCTCTTAATAGCACGACGTCTTCTTGACA
This sequence is a window from Candidatus Rhabdochlamydia sp. T3358. Protein-coding genes within it:
- the rpsG gene encoding 30S ribosomal protein S7, which codes for MSRRRRAIKRQPEPDPHYKSEVVAKLINKAMISGKKSTARRIVYNAIEAFAKKIKSTDTLNDFLQALENAKPSLEVKSRRIGGATYQVPIEIPADRRTSMAMTWIINYSRAKAGRSMEEALCAELVDCFNNQGTTIKKKDDTHRMAESNRAFAHYKW